A stretch of Bombina bombina isolate aBomBom1 chromosome 2, aBomBom1.pri, whole genome shotgun sequence DNA encodes these proteins:
- the RPS23 gene encoding 40S ribosomal protein S23 has protein sequence MGKCRGLRTARKLRNHRREQKWHDKQYKKAHLGTALKANPFGGASHAKGIVLEKVGVEAKQPNSAIRKCVRVQLIKNGKKITAFVPNDGCLNFIEENDEVLVAGFGRAGHAVGDIPGVRFKVVKVANVSLLALYKGKKERPRS, from the exons gCAAGTGCCGAGGTCTTCGTACAGCAAGAAAGCTCCGCAACCACAGACGTGAGCAAAAATGGCATGACAAACAATACAAGAAGGCACATTTGGGAACTGCTCTGAAGGCTAACCCTTTTGGTGGTGCTTCCCATGCCAAAGGAATTGTCCTTGAAAAAGT TGGCGTAGAGGCTAAGCAGCCCAACTCTGCCATCAGGAAATGTGTCCGTGTGCAACTGATCAAGAATGGCAAGAAAATCACAGCTTTTGTTCCAAATGACGGTTGTCTGAACTTTATTGAG GAAAACGATGAAGTTCTGGTTGCTGGATTTGGTCGTGCTGGTCATGCCGTTGGTGACATCCCTGGTGTCCGGTTCAAGGTTGTTAAAGTAGCCAATGTTTCTCTGTTGGCCTTGTACAAAGGCAAGAAGGAGAGACCAAGATCATAG